CATCTATTAAAAAGTAgtattttcaataatatttttgtctTAATTAAACTCTCATTTTCtatatgaaaaatttatttggTCTGAAGTTTTTGTTTTGGTGCAAGTGAAGGTTTGGTTTTGGATTTCTGCAAAAATTCACTTTGTttcgtttttcttattttgattgGTATTTGAAATCTGTGGAGAGTATGAGGTTGGTCTCTTGAAGCTGTTTTTTTTAGGTGTAGCAAGGGAATTTTAGTTAGTTtgatgttttttgttttgaagCTGATGTGTaatatgtataagggttgaatcacccTGAAGTAatttccatttatttatttttattactcataaaaaaattaaaattttataaagtttttttacTCAAACAACCTTTTAAGTCTAAAGCATCTCAAGTtattatataaaagaattacccttttatttttttttataaaacatttagaatatactttattttcttttatttctcttATTTCACATTTAGGGTAAGGTTTTGTTACTTTTTCCCTTATTTCTTATTGtacaactttttatttattaaataaggtACTAATAATTGGatagtaattattttattttattattatgatttttgtaGCACACTATTTATGCTAACCATTACAATACTGATAAATGGTAATAtactttttgaatattttgtattataatatttattttaattattacagTGCCTGTGTTCCAATGTTAACATTATCGTTCCGTATATATTTTAAACCAGTATTAACATAATGAAAGTACGATATTAAGagtattattgttttgttttataagtttgttaaaaaatatttgaaaatacagtataaaataaacattatgaaaacaatataataattacaactaaaaaaataattagaagaATTCATCAACACCAGACTCGTATAAATGCATTAAGATCATTCGTACACATCACTTCAGCACCACCTCTTGTacagaacatatgcaaaaaaaaCACAAGTGGGTAATTAATAAATGTTCCACGCttctttatacattttttaacaCTACAAAGAAAAACTCAACATAGATAATTCAACGGATTATGGGCGTAGATCGTTATCCATCAACTTCCGTAGGTAACAGTGTTTCCATGGGTAAACCATTGATAAATTCaacatattttactttttatttttaatattattaaaattcgAAATAAACTACCTTAGGAGAGACTCGAATTCGAGTTCTTTGAGTATTTaccaattttttataataattattaaatttattttcatgattattattaaacttattaatatgattattagttttaatataattaataatacaaattttattaatattattcataatattaatattactagtattaatataattatttttattcatattattaatattattagtattaatatgattacttttatttatattgttaatatcattaatactattaatatcattaatactattaatattactaatattattattattaataatattattattaatataatattattatgattaatttaataatattaataatacgtatatctattaattatgattattattatttataattttataattattcatattataataatattttaatatatatatatatatatatataattattctaataatagttggtaggtaatagagataaTAGTTGGTAGATAATATAGATGTATGGGTAATAGTtagtaggtaatagagatccgtgGGTAATAGTTGATAAATAATACTGAATTTACTTACAAATTTAGATTTGTGAGTAATATCCGTAAATAATGTTGAATTTATCTACGAATTCAAATATGTAAGTAATATTTATATGTAATGTTAGATTTACCTACAAATTCAAATTCAGATTCAGATCTATCAgtaaaaatttgtaaataatattttttttaatataagtttATCAATTGAACTAACTTGTAAGGttgggaatggaaatggatttagttgaggaaaaaaaaaattaaagtggtAAAATGTATTTTGTGATGGAAGCTAATCTGATTATTATTCATTAACAGTGTATATATTAgtagtttaattatttaaatgataatgcttaagaAAAGCAGAAAGATAAGGATTTGGGAATGTGTTGTTGCCTTCATGATCAGAAGGAGTGGTCTCATCGAAACCATAGTTGAGTAATGGTGTGTTGTGGACTTGTAACAGAGAAATCAATACATATAAGTAATATCGGTGGTGGTTGGGTGACACAACGTGACTCTATTCACTCTTACAATTAATCATCATAAATATATAGAGATATTCAACCACGGAAAACGAGAAACCCAAtctatataaatataatcaaGGGATCAAATTCGCAAAAATAAATTTGGTATTTATATATAGTGTATTATTAATATGGCATTTATCGACATAATTGCCAACTTTAGCATATTATTCATTTGATCCTTATAATAAACAAGAATATgctacatataaaataattgaattaaaaatagacATAGTAAGACTATATTAaaggtaatataaattaaattagtaaAGCGTAAGAGAATGCAGTATACTAGATACATtatgaaaacaaatataaaattgataatatatatatatcttgaGATAGTGAAATTCAAAAGATTTGACAATGAAGTGGTGTTGGTGGAAGAAAGGACTTgctttattttagtttattttataataataagaataataatatattattattataataaaagaagCGAAAGTATGGTATTAAAGAGTAAGAGTAAAAATAGTAGAAAAGACGGTAATGTGGGTCACGTGCCACTGGCACACGTAGTGGAGCGTGCAACCACGGGACTTCCACTTCACTTTCTGACATACCGAAAACAGAAACAAGAGCAACACCAGCCACCGCAGGCCTCGTATTTGTGGTCATTAAGGTTAATAACATATTCTCTTCGCACATCACACATATCATCTTCATATTCCactcttttaatttatttaacattcttattaatcattatttcaataaatattttcaacatCTTCTTGCTAAAATCTCCTTCTTTATAtctgaaaaataattattttagatgtTTTAATATTCTgattattaataatttgttaataacctttttgtttaatatttgaTTCAATAGACATTAAAGTGAAGGAGTGAGAGGGAGGGggaattattttgatttttgacaGCTTTAAGTGGAAAGTGAGGCATAGTAAAAGGTGATAGCGCGTGAGTGTGAGTGTGAGTGTGTGAGAGAGATAGGCATAGTAACACAACAACACAAGTCTGATCCAAAACCCGCCCACAATTCCCCATATCATGTCGTGTTCATGCCCTTgttccttttccttttccttttccttttccaCAAGTTTCTGAAAGTGGTTGGTTGCATTACCATTTACTACTTTCTTTCTCAACACACggaaacaaaattaacaaaaccACCCCAACTCAACCCCTCTCTGCAttcttcttcctctcttctcgcaCACCTCTAGGAATGGGCGACATGTACCACTTTGACAAGAATCTCTCTTCGCAGGACGAAATCTCACTTTTTCTGCGTCAGATTCTCCTCCGTtcatctccttcttcttcttcttcaccccACTCCATGCCCGGATCCTGCAACTCCAACGTAGCTCACCAAAACGTCAATTCACACACTTCTTTCTCGCCCTCGCAGCTCCAACACGGCAAGATCTCGACCCTTGCTTCCACCGCCTCTTTTCTCTCGGCTTCTGCCGCTTGCGGTTCCTTCAAGGGCCAGACTGCTTCTGCTGCAAATGtgtcttcttcttctgtttTAGTGAGCGAGAACGAGAATGATGACTATGATTGTGAAAGTGAGGTACACATCacacttattattattatttccaCTCTTTAAGTTTGAGGTTCTCTTAGCAGTTTTGCTTTGCTTCTctagaaaaaatgtttttttttttttatcgtaaTACTGTCGGCTCCCAGTTAAACACTGCAACACCAACATGTgtaactttttctttctttcggGTATTATGGGTTAATTTCTGGTTCATGGTGATATTGATGACTGTGAGTGTGACAAAAAAAGAGAAATTTGTTTCCTGGACTGTTTTTAGCGGTGGAtctttgaaaattattttggtCGGGGTGGGAAAAATTCgaatgaatttgtttttttttttggaggGGCGGAGCTGGAATTTTTAAGTGGAAATTGCACTGTTTCTTTACAATTTCTTCTTAATTTCTGAACGTAGGAGGGTGTCGAAGCTTTCGCCGAAGAAGTTCCGACAAAACCTGCTCCTTCGAGGAGTTCATCTAAGAGATCAAGAGCTGCAGAAGTTCATAATTTGTCTGAGAAGGTTTGAGAATTTCTGTTGATGGCTGTTGGTTGTGCTTGGtttggttttattttaatcatgcTTATGTAATTTTCCTTGTGGGCTTTTGTTCTGGTCCTGGACTTGTTGAGCAGCGAAGAAGGAGTAGGATCAACGAGAAAATGAAGGCCTTGCAAAATCTAATTCCGAATTCAAACAAGGTACGCAAGTTTCTTCAACCTTGGTTCTTACGATAGGTGCAGTTTTTTGTTATTAGCTGGTCTTGGCAATTAATTGCTTGATGCGTGTGGCAGACGGATAAGGCTTCAATGCTCGATGAAGCTATTGAATACCTTAAACAGCTTCAGCTCCAAGTACAGGTCTGTGTCTCTTTTTATATGCTGCAAATTTTGTCGTATTTGAGAGGctgaaagttttatttttttcggCACTTTCTAACTAAAGTTGCAATTTAAATGAAAACAATTGTTAGTCTCTGAATTTTGATGTTCTAGTTATTGTTTTCTGTCTTGACTGAAAGTCTTTTTATGCGAACAGTATATATGGGAAACTGCACAATATCGGAAAATTTGAGAAAATCCTAGCAGGAAACTGTTGTCTTCTGGTCAAATATAAATTGTAATCAATTCTATGTTGATACATCTAAAGATAACGAGTTTAAGTATCCAAATTTTACTATCATTCGAAGTCTCATAGATTTTCTTTGATGCTGTGATAATCCAGTGAACTTGCCAGTAGTTTCTTCTTACTAAatttatgtatgtatatatatatatatatatatatatatatatatattttgttactGGACATTAAAAAATCCTCGCATTGTTTAAAAGTTGAATTGAAAATAGCTTATATAGATCTTCTTTCAGACTTTGAGGAATGGTATTGAATTTTTACATGGTAAGCCTCTAGTTGCTAGAGTAAAAGAAAACCTTTCTCTGAATTGATATTACAAATTAATTCTCAGGTTAGAATTAACCTGAGTCTTGATTACTTAGTTTCATTGTAAAAGAGGATGCCATAGAGAggatgttttaaaataatattttcataagCAATACAGGCCCCatcaaaacaaaacatattCCAGATAG
The sequence above is a segment of the Phaseolus vulgaris cultivar G19833 chromosome 2, P. vulgaris v2.0, whole genome shotgun sequence genome. Coding sequences within it:
- the LOC137810106 gene encoding transcription factor SPATULA-like, whose amino-acid sequence is MGDMYHFDKNLSSQDEISLFLRQILLRSSPSSSSSPHSMPGSCNSNVAHQNVNSHTSFSPSQLQHGKISTLASTASFLSASAACGSFKGQTASAANVSSSSVLVSENENDDYDCESEEGVEAFAEEVPTKPAPSRSSSKRSRAAEVHNLSEKRRRSRINEKMKALQNLIPNSNKTDKASMLDEAIEYLKQLQLQVQMLSMRNGLTLHPMCFPEGLQPLQLSQMGMEPSERNRSTPLNMTATLPLHQENPLHYTSNLPNKHILPNQPSAPYPSFINNPETKPLQHQGGSSEPIRGEDILHYQQPSAIHSDANTLGGSQVVKEFESGTTVSLSFDTQTCEPCIGIGRRDESAVIIRNSEANIVVTSQLSR